One window of Nicotiana tomentosiformis chromosome 11, ASM39032v3, whole genome shotgun sequence genomic DNA carries:
- the LOC104089936 gene encoding uncharacterized protein has protein sequence MSEVNESWREGIDTEIRYNSSYSAVGGGIGVAKAAAAAGNEAENWKFHAVEFAKGFAEMSVEFGKGVRDVLKQSVIREDSVLVRKVGAPCYKLCRRLSFLNEYLPEDRDPAHAWSVIFFVLFIAFSVLIVSSDDISPNPLVKKVYVHPPNASRILLPDGRHFAYHQQGVSAEQARFSMIAPHSFVSSRLAGIPGIKTSLLQDYGVRLVTYDLPGFGESDPHPSRNLESSAMDMLHLSYAINVTDKFWVVGFSGGSMHAWAALKYIPDRIAGAVMVAPMVNPYEPKMTKEEKNKMWKRWTTKKKVMYTLARKFPRLLPYFYRRSFLCGVHGQIETRLSLSLGIRDKALVEHPLFEEFWQRDLEESVRQVNAKPFVEEAVLQVSNWGFSPADLKVQRKRPGKGILHWIKSLYGQTEDILSGFLGQIHVWQGMEDMVVPPSTSDFLQRVLPDAMVHRLLYEGHFTYFYFCDECHRQIFSTVFGNPQGPLATEPEADQSRINKDDGDIQDTIMSDVSTDEENASTLVNSDKEDFID, from the exons ATGTCTGAAGTCAACGAGTCATGGAGAGAAGGCATAGACACCGAAATCCGGTACAATTCGAGCTACTCCGCCGTCGGTGGCGGAATTGGTGTGGCTAAGGCAGCGGCGGCGGCAGGTAATGAAGCTGAGAACTGGAAATTTCATGCGGTGGAGTTTGCTAAAGGATTTGCGGAGATGAGTGTGGAGTTCGGGAAAGGGGTGAGGGATGTGTTGAAGCAGAGTGTGATCAGAGAGGATTCGGTACTCGTGAGGAAAGTTGGAGCGCCGTGTTATAAACTTTGCCGGAGGTTGAGTTTTCTGAATGAATACTTGCCGGAAGATCGTGATCCGGCTCATGCTTGGAGTGTGATATTTTTTGTCTTATTTATTGCCTTTTCAG TACTGATTGTAAGTAGTGATGATATATCTCCAAATCCATTGGTCAAGAAAGTGTATGTACATCCTCCAAATGCTAGTCGAATTTTGCTCCCAGATGGTAGACATTTTGCTTATCATCAGCAAGGTGTTTCGGCTGAGCAGGCTAGATTTTCTATGATTGCCCCACATTCTTTCGTCTCGTCCCGTCTTGCAG GAATACCCGGCATTAAGACTTCTCTTCTGCAAGATTATGGGGTTCGCTTGGTAACATATGACCTTCCAGGATTCGGGGAAAGCGATCCTCATCCTTCTAGGAACCTTGAATCATCAGCCATGGATATGCTACACTTGTCATATGCTATCAATGTTACTGACAAATTCTGGGTGGTGGGATTCTCTGGTGGAAGTATGCATGCTTGGGCTGCCCTTAAATACATTCCTGACAGGATTGCAG GTGCAGTCATGGTTGCTCCAATGGTTAATCCATATGAACCAAAAATGACCAAGGAGGAGAAGAATAAAATGTGGAAAAGATGGACAACAAAGAAGAAAGTCATGTATACGTTAGCTAGGAAGTTTCCCAGATTACTTCCTTATTTTTACCGTAGAAGCTTCCTGTGTGGAGTCCATGGCCAGATCGAAACACGGCTTTCCTTGTCACTGGGAATTAGA GATAAAGCTCTGGTGGAACACCCATTGTTTGAAGAGTTCTGGCAGAGAGATCTAGAAGAATCGGTGCGGCAAGTGAATGCAAAGCCATTTGTGGAGGAAGCTGTCTTACAGGTTTCAAATTGGGGTTTTAGCCCTGCAGACCTCAAAGTGCAGAGAAAACGCCCTGGAAAAGGTATTCTGCATTGGATTAAGTCTCTATACGGTCAAACAGAAGATATCTTGAGTGGATTCCTTGGTCAAATACATGTATGGCAG GGGATGGAAGATATGGTGGTACCACCATCCACAAGTGATTTTTTGCAGCGAGTCCTACCAGATGCAATGGTACATAGGCTCTTATATGAGGGTCATTTCACTTATTTTTACTTTTGTGATGAATGCCATAGACAGATATTTAGCACTGTCTTTGGGAATCCTCAAGGACCTCTTGCCACAGAACCAGAAGCAGACCAATCTCGCATAAATAAAGATGACGGAGATATACAAGATACAATTATGAGTGATGTTTCCACTGATGAAGAGAATGCATCTACACTAGTCAATTCTGATAAAGAGGACTTTATAGACTAG